TTGAGGAGGAGGTTATACAGACCATGGATGATCTTATTAATGTAGGTTGCAGGGTACTTACAATTGGTCAGTATCTGCAACCCACCAAAAAGCATCTTACAGTAAAGGAGTTCATAAAGCCAGATCAGTTTAAGAGATATAAGGAAATAGGACTCGAAAAGGGTTTCCAGTTTGTTGAGAGTGGTCCTTTGGTCCGTTCTTCCTATCATGCGGAAAGGCATATCTAATTAGATGAGTATAGGATTGAGATTACACAATAAATCAGAAGTTTCTAAATAATAATTTAGTGAGGGAGTTAACAGGTGTAATGAAGAGGGTTGAGTTTCAGAATCTTGGGCGAATACGTTATAAGGATGCCTGGGATTATCAGCAGAAGTTATTTGACTTGGTTGTCAATGAAAAAATTGATATGAAGGGAAAAGAGGGACTTGAAGGTTTCTCTGAAAAGAGCCTGAAGCAATATCTTCTGTTCTGTGAACATGAGCATGTCTTTACAATCGGCAAAAGTGGGAACAGACAGAATTTGCTGATTGCAAGACATCTGTGTGAGAGTAGAAATATCGACCTCCACGAAATTGACCGGGGTGGAGATATAACATATCACGGACCTGGTCAGCTTGTGGTTTACCCGATTATCGACCTTGAAGAGTATGGTATAGGCATTAAAAAATATATCTCCATGCTGGAAGATGTAGTGATTAAAACATTAAAACATTTCGGTCTGGAAGGTGATAAAGATGAGAAAGCCATGGGGGTGTGGATTGATTCAAAAGATCCGGTTAAAGCGCGTAAGATATGCGCAATAGGAGTCAGAGTGAGCCGTTTTGTTACAATGCATGGTCTTGCCCTTAACGTCAATACTGATCTATCTTATTTTGATTATATCAATCCCTGCGGATTTACCGACAGAGGGGTAACTTCAATTGAAAAGGAGGTTAACAGAAAAATTGATATGAATGATGTTTCAGAAAGAATGAAAGAGGCTTTTGCAGAAGTGTTTGGAATGACTTACTGATCTCATTTACTTAATCTTTTTTAACCACAAATGTTTATGAAACCGCTTTAACATTCCTAAATTTGTGATTCGTGAAACAGACATCCATTTAACAATTAAATTTTATGAGCCAAACTGTTGATATTAAAGAGTTAAACGAGAGGATAGAGCGCAAAAGTGCCTTTGTACAGACATTGGTTACCGGGATGAACAGGGTAATAGTTGGACAGAAACATCTTGTTGAATCACTGTTGATAGGGTTACTGTCTGACGGTCATATTCTGCTTGAAGGTGTGCCGGGGTTGGCAAAAACACTGGCTATTAAAACACTGGCTCAGCTAATTGATGCAAAATACAACCGTATTCAGTTTACTCCTGACCTTCTGCCCGCGGACGTGATTGGAACCATGATATACAGTCAGCGCAACGAAGAGTTCCTGGTTAAACATGGTCCTGTATTTGCTAATTTTGTTCTTGCTGACGAGATTAACCGCGCACCTGCTAAAGTTCAGAGTGCACTTCTGGAAGCTATGCAGGAACGTAACGTTACAATTGGTGAACAAACATACAGGTTGCCAAATCCATTCCTGGTAATGGCAACACAAAACCCTATAGAGCAGGAAGGTACATATCCGCTGCCGGAAGCACAGGTTGACCGTTTTATGCTTAAGGTAGTTATCTCATATCCAACAAAAGAGGAGGAAGCACAGATTATTCAGCGCAATATATTTGAACCGATTACAACTGATGGTGCTGTTGTCTCAACAGATGAGATACTGGAAGCACGTAAAGTTGTACAGGAAGTTTATATAGATGAAAAGATAGGTAAATATATTGTTGATATTGTATTTGCAACCCGCTTCCCTGAGCAGTACGGCATGTCAGGTTTAAAAGATATGATCGATTTCGGAGCATCACCCCGTGCATCTATCAACCTTGCTCTGGCTGCCAGAGCATATGCCTTTATCAAGCGACGCGGGTATGTGATTCCTGAAGATATTCGTGCAGTATGCCACGATGTTCTGCGACATAGAATTGGATTAACATATGAGGCAGAAGCAAACAATTTAACCTCTGAAGAGATTATCAGCGAGATACTGAACAAGGTTGAGGTGCCTTAATCTGAAAGAGCATAAGGGTATAGATGGAAGCAACTGAACTACTTAAAAAAGTACGGCATATTGAGATAAAAGCGCGTGGTCTTTCCCGAAATATTTTCGCGGGAGAATATCACTCAGCCTTCAAGGGAAGAGGTATGGCTTTCTCTGAAGTGAGGGAGTATCAGTATGGTGATGACCTGAGAGATATCGACTGGAACGTTACTGCCCGCTATAATAAACCCTATATAAAGATTTTTGAGGAGGAGCGTGAGCTTACTGTAATGCTGATGATTGATGTGTCGGAGAGTTTGGGCTTTGGTTCCAGATCGGTTCTTAAACGTGATATGGTAGCCGAAATAGCTGCAACACTGGCTTTCTCTGCAATACAGAACAATGATAAGATAGGTGTGATATTTTTTACTGATAAAGTTGAAAAGTTTATACCTCCCAAAAAAGGGAAGAAGCATATACTTTTTATTATTCGTGAGATATTGGGCTTTGAACCGGATAGTAAGGGTACCGACCTCAATATGGCAATAAGGTATATGACTAATGCTATCAAGAAAAGATGCACGGCATTTTTAATATCGGACTTTATAGATTCTGCCGACTATAGCAAGGCTTTGCAGATTGCAAACAACAAGCATGATATAGTGGCAATCCAGGTGTATGATGAGTTAAGCACTAATCTGAAGTCAGTTGGACTGATGAAGGTGAGAGATCCTGAAACGGGTGGTGAGCAATGGATTGATACATCATCCAAGAGGGTAAGGAATGCTTACAGATCCTGGTGGGAGAATTTGCAAAATAATAAGAACATTGCTTTCAGGCAGAGTGGTGTGGATAATATATCGGTTTCTACAGAGAGTGATTATGTTAAATCGTTACTACAACTTTTCCAACAAAGAAAACATTGATTACGAAAAAACTACATAATGTATTACTGCATTGTATGATACTGACTGCTTTATTATTGCTGTCGGTGTCTACTGTTGAGGCTCAGAGAGCTTCGGCCCATGCTACTATTCAACCAACAGAAATATTGATTGGTGAGCAGGCTTTGATTAATGTTAAAGTGATCTCTCCAAAGGATAAAACAATCTCTTTTCCAGTATATGAAAGTGAGATAGTGCCTGGTATTGAGGTTATAACGATGCTTCCGCCGGATACATTGATAGAGAATAATGTGATGACTCTTAATTTTAAGTATGTTGTCACCTCGTTTGATTCTACTCTCTATCATATTCCTTATATTCCGGTTTTTGATGGTACAGATACAATTTTTTCAAACTCGTTTGGACTTAAGGTTACATCGCCTGATTTGTCTGATTCCACACTTTCTTATCTGGAGAAGATGAATAGGGGGGAGACTGATTCTATCGACTTTGAGCAACTTCAGCTATATGATATTAAGCCGGTTCAAAAAGCTCCTTTTGTGTGGACCGATTATCTTTGGATCTTATGGATTGTGCTGGGTGTTGCCTTGTTAATTGCATTGATTGGGTTGATAATATATCTGATATTGAAGAAGAAGAAAAAAGGATATATATTTAAACCACCTGTTGTTCAACCTGCACATGTAAGGGCTTTGAAAGACTTGGATAAACTAAAGGCCGAGAAGTTATGGCTGCAGGGTCGTGAGAAGGAGTTTTACAGTAAACTTACCGATATTCTTAGACACTATATTTATGAGAGAGAGGGTATTAATGCTATGGAAATGACCACAGGAGAGATTCTTAATGAGGTGAGAAAATTGGAGGAGGTTGATTCGGTTTATAATAACCTGAAACAGATTCTTACTACATCAGACCTGGTTAAGTTTGCAAAATATAAACCCTATCCTGATGAGAATGATTTGAGCTTGGTTAATGCCTATTTCTTTGTAAATCAAACCCGAGAGCCTGATCCGATCTCAAAAAGCGAGGAGTTGGAGAAATTAGAAGGAGAAAATAATAAAATAAAAGAAACGACATGATTTTTCTGCATCCTGAATATCTATGGTTATTATTACTACTTATCCCTCTGATAGTGTGGTATATAGTGCGATTGTCCAAGATGCAGGCATCGTTTAAACTGGCATCTGTAAATGCATTCAAGGGGGTTAAGCCCGGACTTAAGGTCTATATGAGGCATTTGCCATTTGTATTGAGAGTAATCTCAATTGGATTAATAATTTTGGTAATTGCACGTCCTCAGTCAGTTAACAGCTGGGAGGA
This portion of the Lascolabacillus massiliensis genome encodes:
- the lipB gene encoding lipoyl(octanoyl) transferase LipB — encoded protein: MKRVEFQNLGRIRYKDAWDYQQKLFDLVVNEKIDMKGKEGLEGFSEKSLKQYLLFCEHEHVFTIGKSGNRQNLLIARHLCESRNIDLHEIDRGGDITYHGPGQLVVYPIIDLEEYGIGIKKYISMLEDVVIKTLKHFGLEGDKDEKAMGVWIDSKDPVKARKICAIGVRVSRFVTMHGLALNVNTDLSYFDYINPCGFTDRGVTSIEKEVNRKIDMNDVSERMKEAFAEVFGMTY
- a CDS encoding AAA family ATPase produces the protein MSQTVDIKELNERIERKSAFVQTLVTGMNRVIVGQKHLVESLLIGLLSDGHILLEGVPGLAKTLAIKTLAQLIDAKYNRIQFTPDLLPADVIGTMIYSQRNEEFLVKHGPVFANFVLADEINRAPAKVQSALLEAMQERNVTIGEQTYRLPNPFLVMATQNPIEQEGTYPLPEAQVDRFMLKVVISYPTKEEEAQIIQRNIFEPITTDGAVVSTDEILEARKVVQEVYIDEKIGKYIVDIVFATRFPEQYGMSGLKDMIDFGASPRASINLALAARAYAFIKRRGYVIPEDIRAVCHDVLRHRIGLTYEAEANNLTSEEIISEILNKVEVP
- a CDS encoding DUF58 domain-containing protein — encoded protein: MEATELLKKVRHIEIKARGLSRNIFAGEYHSAFKGRGMAFSEVREYQYGDDLRDIDWNVTARYNKPYIKIFEEERELTVMLMIDVSESLGFGSRSVLKRDMVAEIAATLAFSAIQNNDKIGVIFFTDKVEKFIPPKKGKKHILFIIREILGFEPDSKGTDLNMAIRYMTNAIKKRCTAFLISDFIDSADYSKALQIANNKHDIVAIQVYDELSTNLKSVGLMKVRDPETGGEQWIDTSSKRVRNAYRSWWENLQNNKNIAFRQSGVDNISVSTESDYVKSLLQLFQQRKH